The DNA window gcATTCTTGGCGCTCCTTTGGAAGATTAAGAAGACATGCATACTATtttcactgtttcgcaattatgtCCCTTTTAAAAAGACTTTTGCCCTTTATTTTCATTACTTGCATTTCCCTCTCAATAGGGATGCTTTGTATTAAGTTTGGTTTAATTTGATCCAGTAGTTCTAGAGAAGAGGTAAAAAATGTTAaggtttacagacagacggacggacgaacaaacagatggacagacagacgacggaCAGCAGGTGATCAGAAATTTTAACGTATACCTTCGGTTCCGGTGAACCAAAACCAACTTTGTTACTAAGTGCAAAAGAAATGGACTAAAGGTCTAAAATATCTACCTACCACACAAACCAAATTACGATGGAATTAATTAATATTAGTCGATCCCGCAATATATCAATCATTGAATACTTTTTAACTTCAGTATTTTTGGGGATGTAGGTTTCAATCACAGCATCGGAGTCAGATGCAACCAGTATTGCACCGTTTTCTTTATCCAAAGCTTCCATTTCACGCATTTTAGCTTTGACGATACCAATGACTTGAtcaaaagacattttgttcattttagcAGCCTTCCGCACCACCTTTTCAGCCTCGCCCAAACGACCGTTCGCCATAAGCCATCTTAGAGATTCATCAAACAGCCTGAAAGTAAAACATCTTAATAAGTTGACAGAAATAACAAACATTGACGTCACGAACAGTGTACACAATATCTGGAAATGgcggaaaataattttttcaaacacaTGTTAACATAATgtatttgtaaaaattatttgCCGCCAACTTCAGATATTGTGTACACTGTTCGTGACGTTGTCAATTTTATGAAGTCATAATAACGACATCAGTGTTTGTAATTTCTGTTACGATTTAAAATCCACTGAAGAGCCTAGCAGGTgaagtaataaatataattattcatatGATAATTTGATAGATAATTCTGTACCAGTATTCTACCAAACTGTAAACAGACAGAAGTGCCAGGAGAAGTTCAAGGTATCTCCAGGAGAAGGTCTGCATAATATATGATAAGGGAGTCAGCATCACTATTCCTGTCGTCCAGGAGACGACTCCAGTGACTTCTGCGACGAATCGCCACTCCATCGGAAGTGTTTCTACACATAGTGTTACACTTGACAACAATAATCCCTGTAAATGAAGTATTTGTCGTAAAATGGATGGTCATCTTTATAACATCAAGGCTCGTTGTCattctttttataatttacattaATGGTGAGTAAGTATGAtgtaatgatacatgtaagaaTAAACATTGAGAGCGATGAAGAGGAAACAGAGAACAAATTCTAAACGTCCAAAATGTACTCAATACTATAACGAAGCTTAAAAAAGGTTTTAGTGTTAACAAGGCTGCATGTACGTTTCTTTTTATAGTGAACAAGGCAAGGAAGAGTTAAAGTTTAGTACATGTTAATGACGaattaaatcttaattttaaattgatcCTCTTCCCATTCCCTCAATGTGCTCCGTTCTCAATGAAATATGGGGAGAGGAAtctaaaaatgatatcaaaaatatttatgttctACACGAGTTTACCTCCACTGTCATGCCAGCGAAGAATCTGAGAATGGCGAATCCTATATAGGACGGAATGAACACAGTGACAAGGCATAGAACAAAGAGAAGGATGTGAGAGCTTATGTGCACGGTCTTTCTGCCGAACTTATCGGAGAGACCGGTAAACAGGAAACCGCCCACACCCTGACCCAAGATCATTAAGAACTGAGATATGTCCACTTTGATCGACTCTCCGCACACCAGTCCCCACTGAAAAGAAAGGAAAAGCCATACTAGTACCAGCCTTTTTGTAAAGCTCTCTTTCCCTACCCAACCATCACCACTACCTCTGAAAAAACTTTCTTCAGGTCATATTCAAGCTAGGCTAAGTACTTCACCCCCttcaaattgattttatgaaatatttattcaaatacacaaaatattaGATAATTATGAcgtaaaaatttatttcaattcataatcttaagaaaataatttcaattaaataaatcaattacttAAACCAGAGAAAAAATGAGCTACAGCGTAACTGATAATttttcaatctgattaaaatcagatgtGACCTTTTGGTGAACTGATTCAAGAATACTCACGAGTGTTCTTTACCTAAttgcttctttaaaaaaatatgcactCGACCATACTTTAAAGACACGACTATGTTGGAATCCTTCAAGCCCCAATTTGATGTAAAGCGATCGGTTTGGGTGCAACTTAAGGTCATAATTCCACCAAAATTAGAGTGgatataacatttatttcagattttatttttgcttccAATTTTGAAGTTCTAAATGAACGAACTGGCATTCAGGAACTGTGTTATTTTAGCATTTACCTCCGTAACGAAAGAAGAGATGTCGTCGTGAGCATTGTACTTGTAGCCGTTTAGACAGGAAGTGGTCGTATGAGAGGAATTGGATTGGTTATAGGATATCGTCACCGAACATTCGTCatatgtgacgtcatatgtagaATTGATCGAACTGTTGTGATTGGTCGGCGATATTTCGGCACATTGGAATTGTGGTGTGTACCCTGTAAAGTGTAAATAtaaccggaagtatttgataaagcatcacccgtttgatatagcaaaAGTTTATCACATGgctaatatacaccacacgtatgatatatatatatatatatatatatatatatatatatatatatatatatatatatatatatatatatatatatatatatatatatatattaaaaatacataaaatttacaAACGAACAAAGTAATCTTTTTTTGAGACGTTATATCTAGGCCTGTAGGCGCCTGAATGTGAACATCAGCACCAAATGCATATATCTGTCTCACCGTTAAAAACTACCACTAGAAGATGAAGGGCAGTTAGCAGAATTGCAACCCACATAAAGCTGAGTTGTCGGATCTGATAGCGACCCCATGGTTTCAACGCTCTCCAAATCTCGTCCACATCCAAGTTTTGTTCCATTAGTTCAAATTAAGGTATCttgtaaaataaacacaacGGTCGGTTACATTCCCGTCTATCAGTTCAAGTTACATCAATCTTGCAAAAAAGTGCCATTTAAAATATAGGACAATGGCCGGATACCTACTGTTTAGAGATCAGTTCAAATTATCGTTAAGTTAAATTACTCTGTT is part of the Crassostrea angulata isolate pt1a10 chromosome 3, ASM2561291v2, whole genome shotgun sequence genome and encodes:
- the LOC128175208 gene encoding organic cation transporter protein-like isoform X1; protein product: MEQNLDVDEIWRALKPWGRYQIRQLSFMWVAILLTALHLLVVVFNGYTPQFQCAEISPTNHNSSINSTYDVTYDECSVTISYNQSNSSHTTTSCLNGYKYNAHDDISSFVTEWGLVCGESIKVDISQFLMILGQGVGGFLFTGLSDKFGRKTVHISSHILLFVLCLVTVFIPSYIGFAILRFFAGMTVEGLLLSSVTLCVETLPMEWRFVAEVTGVVSWTTGIVMLTPLSYIMQTFSWRYLELLLALLSVYSLVEYWLFDESLRWLMANGRLGEAEKVVRKAAKMNKMSFDQVIGIVKAKMREMEALDKENGAILVASDSDAVIETYIPKNTEVKKYSMIDILRDRLILINSIVIWFVWVTNSLTYTGLNLITPTLYGNRFVNFFLLGAIEYLSALTEFLLINRIGRKKTLIILMGIAGASLLISTLISSLQGDNSALGYLATFFVLMGKYGITGAFSSVFLFTSELYPTNLRNSGYGFACAFASIGGVLAPFANTFHRYVAWGPGVVFSIMCFLSAIMTFYLPETRGRELPTSIEELKMWYKEHSGIQTSGTKQNKDFVEPKMN
- the LOC128175208 gene encoding solute carrier family 22 member 21-like isoform X3, with translation MEQNLDVDEIWRALKPWGRYQIRQLSFMWVAILLTALHLLVVVFNGYTPQFQCAEISPTNHNSSINSTYDVTYDECSVTISYNQSNSSHTTTSCLNGYKYNAHDDISSFVTEGLLLSSVTLCVETLPMEWRFVAEVTGVVSWTTGIVMLTPLSYIMQTFSWRYLELLLALLSVYSLVEYWLFDESLRWLMANGRLGEAEKVVRKAAKMNKMSFDQVIGIVKAKMREMEALDKENGAILVASDSDAVIETYIPKNTEVKKYSMIDILRDRLILINSIVIWFVWVTNSLTYTGLNLITPTLYGNRFVNFFLLGAIEYLSALTEFLLINRIGRKKTLIILMGIAGASLLISTLISSLQGDNSALGYLATFFVLMGKYGITGAFSSVFLFTSELYPTNLRNSGYGFACAFASIGGVLAPFANTFHRYVAWGPGVVFSIMCFLSAIMTFYLPETRGRELPTSIEELKMWYKEHSGIQTSGTKQNKDFVEPKMN
- the LOC128175208 gene encoding organic cation transporter protein-like isoform X2 — encoded protein: MEQNLDVDEIWRALKPWGRYQIRQLSFMWVAILLTALHLLVVVFNGYTPQFQCAEISPTNHNSSINSTYDVTYDECSVTISYNQSNSSHTTTSCLNGYKYNAHDDISSFVTEWGLVCGESIKVDISQFLMILGQGVGGFLFTGLSDKFGRKTVHISSHILLFVLCLVTVFIPSYIGFAILRFFAGMTVEGLLLSSVTLCVETLPMEWRFVAEVTGVVSWTTGIVMLTPLSYIMQTFSWRYLELLLALLSVYSLVEYWLFDESLRWLMANGRLGEAEKVVRKAAKMNKMSFDQVIGIVKAKMREMEALDKENGAILVASDSDAVIETYIPKNTEVKKVTNSLTYTGLNLITPTLYGNRFVNFFLLGAIEYLSALTEFLLINRIGRKKTLIILMGIAGASLLISTLISSLQGDNSALGYLATFFVLMGKYGITGAFSSVFLFTSELYPTNLRNSGYGFACAFASIGGVLAPFANTFHRYVAWGPGVVFSIMCFLSAIMTFYLPETRGRELPTSIEELKMWYKEHSGIQTSGTKQNKDFVEPKMN